Below is a window of Hydrogenimonas sp. SS33 DNA.
CCGTGAATCAGTTTGTTGGTGAAAGGGTGGTTCAGGTTTTCTATGATCTTTTTCCAGAGCCGGCGGCTGATGCCGCTGACGAAAGCGTTGGGATCGTAGGCGGGAAAGCTTCCCGCCGCCAGGACGGCTCCGTCGGTACGCATGACGATGGCGACGCCGGAGAGCCCGTGCTTTTTGAACCAGTCGGCGATGAAAGCCTGCAGATCCATATCCAGATGCAGGGTGATGTCGTTCTCCTCTTTGGGCATCACCGTCTTCAGAGTCGCCACCTTCTCGTTGAAAGCGCTCACTTTTACCATCCGATATCCCGGCTCCCCCTCCAGAAAGCGGTTGTAGTAGCGCTCCAGGCCGCTCTTACCCGTGATCATCGTCAATTTCGCCACCCTGTCCCGGCTCATCTCCCGTTCGTTGGCCTTACCGACATAGCCGATGACATGGGCGGTCATGTCGCCGTAGGGGTAGTACCGCTTCGTCGTCGGTTCTATTTTGACATGGGGCTTCCTGGAGAGTTCCGTGTAGTGGGGCAGCACCGCTTCATACGGGAGAAATTTGACGACGACAATGGGATCATGCCGGTAGGGGGAGTCGATGCGTAAATAACGTTTGCGCAGCTTCGTTGCATTGAGATCGGGGAAGTCGCGGACGATCTCTTTGATGGCCCTCTCCAGTTCCGGTTTCCTTCGTTTGGGGGAGAGGTGGGCATCGACAAGAAGTTTGAAACCGATTTTGTTGATCGCCAGCGGTTTGCCGTGGCGGTCGAGAATTTCGCCGCGCACGGGAAGGATCCACTCTTTCTTGACAATGTTCTGCTTCGCCAGCGATTCGTAATAGGTGTTGGATTTGATCGTCAACTGATAGATCCTCGCCAGAAGGATCAGCCAGACGACGGCGAATACGGCGATGACGATTTTGATTTTCAAAAGAGCAGTACCCCCACGATATCGGCCGCGAAATAGGCCAACAGGACCGGGTCATAGCCGAAAAAGGCGGTATGGAGGATCGACCCG
It encodes the following:
- the mrdA gene encoding penicillin-binding protein 2; translated protein: MKIKIVIAVFAVVWLILLARIYQLTIKSNTYYESLAKQNIVKKEWILPVRGEILDRHGKPLAINKIGFKLLVDAHLSPKRRKPELERAIKEIVRDFPDLNATKLRKRYLRIDSPYRHDPIVVVKFLPYEAVLPHYTELSRKPHVKIEPTTKRYYPYGDMTAHVIGYVGKANEREMSRDRVAKLTMITGKSGLERYYNRFLEGEPGYRMVKVSAFNEKVATLKTVMPKEENDITLHLDMDLQAFIADWFKKHGLSGVAIVMRTDGAVLAAGSFPAYDPNAFVSGISRRLWKKIIENLNHPFTNKLIHGLYPPGSIIKPGVALAFIDSRKVSPYTKFYCNGAIELGKTVKHKFRCWKSWGHKETDMIKAIRESCDVYFYKGSLLTGINKIAEELRKMGFGKKTGIDLPNEFIGVVPDKNWKVTKYGQPWYMGETLNSAIGQGYVLVTPMQVARYTALLATGRLPRPRLAKILAGKPLPAELEDVLSEREKRALPLIRRAMYEVCNHPKGTAYSTLHDCKVKVAGKTGTAQVIGIPQEEKKRMKESELAYYHRSHAWLTTYGPYRRPKFVVTVLIEHGGHGGSAAGPVTKAIYDWLVDRGYITR